In one window of Opitutus sp. GAS368 DNA:
- the sufT gene encoding putative Fe-S cluster assembly protein SufT, producing the protein MAQDYTLTKDCPATVIPAGDKVTLKTGTNVFITQTLGGNVTVRTDLGLFQIAVADTGAIGGYTAKSEQAAATATEFSEQAVWDALKTCFDPEIPVNIVDLGLVYDLAVDKTPAGKHILEVKMTLTAPGCGMGPVIAEDARAKIAQLPDVESAKVHIVWDPQWTPQMISDTGRKVLGLE; encoded by the coding sequence ATGGCTCAGGACTACACTCTCACCAAGGACTGCCCCGCGACCGTCATCCCGGCGGGCGACAAGGTCACACTCAAGACCGGCACGAACGTCTTCATCACGCAGACGCTCGGCGGCAACGTCACGGTGCGCACCGACCTGGGCCTGTTCCAGATCGCCGTGGCGGACACCGGCGCCATCGGCGGCTACACCGCCAAGTCCGAACAGGCCGCCGCCACGGCCACGGAATTCAGCGAGCAAGCGGTGTGGGACGCGCTCAAGACCTGTTTCGATCCGGAGATTCCGGTCAACATCGTCGATCTTGGCCTCGTCTATGACCTCGCCGTCGACAAGACACCGGCGGGCAAACACATCCTCGAGGTGAAGATGACGCTGACGGCGCCCGGTTGCGGCATGGGCCCGGTCATTGCCGAGGATGCGCGGGCGAAGATCGCGCAGCTGCCGGACGTCGAGTCCGCCAAGGTGCACATTGTGTGGGACCCGCAGTGGACCCCGCAGATGATCTCCGACACCGGTCGCAAGGTGCTGGGGCTGGAATAG